A genome region from Hevea brasiliensis isolate MT/VB/25A 57/8 chromosome 7, ASM3005281v1, whole genome shotgun sequence includes the following:
- the LOC110640465 gene encoding uncharacterized protein LOC110640465 codes for MPSSYFPLRWESTGDQWWYASPIDFAAANGHYDLVRELLYLDTNLLIKLTSLRRIRRLETVWDDEEQFNGIASCRALVAKKLLLECETRRGHNTLIRAGYGGWLLYTAASAGDVSFVKELLERDPLLVFGEGEYGVTDILYAAARSKNSDVFKLLLNFSISRSCGLNSGEELEEQLGENYADFRKEMMNRAVHAAARGGNLKILKELLGDCSGVLVYRDAQGSTVLHTASGRGQVEVVKDIMASFGLITSIDYQGNTALHIAAYRGYLAVAEVLILASPSLISITNKYGDTFLHMAVSGFRSPGFCRVDRQIELVKQLVSGKIVNIQVIINVKNNDGRTALHMAVIENIQSNLVELLMTVPSVDLNICDVNGMTPLDLLSQQPRKASSEIIIKRLISAGGICNCQDNVARSAIAFQLRGHGIGCSPGTSFRIPDAEIFLYTGIENASDASCELTSDNYSTCLSEASEFDTANSMANKKSASLNSVARHLRSLLHWPKKKGKKDAGTELADDDSLDSFSLSRSLEDRPIPLRQRYSKLACLSSNERMFSFRSSLPSPLTRKKFTAGLTHGVIQAMPDLAASVESPSSPVSLSSMASPVSLDKEKRINIAGPSSLNPSLKHGHPSLNKKLMNQYFCFGAQGVAVENSRSYSQKNQSYKHAASLVA; via the exons ATGCCATCTTCATACTTCCCTCTTAGGTGGGAGAGCACCGGAGACCAATGGTGGTATGCATCACCGATTGATTTTGCAGCAGCCAATGGTCACTATGACTTGGTGAGGGAGCTTCTCTACCTTGACACCAATCTCCTAATCAAACTCACCTCCCTTCGCCGAATTCGCCGCCTTGAAACCGTCTGGGATGACGAGGAACAGTTCAATGGTATTGCCAGCTGTCGTGCTTTGGTGGCCAAGAAGCTACTCCTAGAATGTGAAACAAGGAGAGGTCATAACACTCTCATTAGAGCTGGCTATGGTGGTTGGCTCCTGTACACTGCTGCCTCAGCCGGTGATGTGAGCTTTGTCAAGGAATTGTTGGAGAGAGACCCTCTTCTTGTTTTTGGGGAGGGAGAATATGGTGTTACTGACATACTTTATGCTGCAGCCAGGAGCAAAAATTCTGATGTTTTTAAGCTCCTCCTTAATTTCTCAATTTCGCGGAGTTGTGGCCTGAACTCTGGTGAAGAGTTGGAGGAGCAGCTGGGTGAGAACTATGCAGATTTTAGAAAGGAGATGATGAATAGAGCTGTTCATGCTGCGGCTAGAGGTGGAAATTTGAAGATTTTGAAGGAGCTTCTTGGAGATTGCTCTGGTGTCTTGGTTTATAGAGATGCTCAAGGGTCCACTGTCTTGCATACTGCCTCAGGCAGAGGGCAGGTTGAG GTAGTTAAGGATATAATGGCATCCTTTGGACTTATCACCTCCATTGACTATCAAGGAAACACGGCATTACATATAGCTGCTTACAGGGGTTACTTAGCTGTTGCAGAGGTTCTGATTCTTGCATCTCCTTCATTAATCTCCATAACAAACAAATATGGAGATACTTTTCTCCACATGGCAGTGTCAGGTTTTCGAAGCCCAGGCTTTTGTAGAGTAGATAGGCAGATAGAGCTCGTGAAGCAGTTAGTGAGTGGTAAGATTGTAAACATCCAAGTCATCATCAATGTCAAGAACAATGATGGAAGAACGGCCCTTCACATGGCTGTAATTGAAAATATTCAATCTAATCTGGTGGAACTTCTCATGACTGTACCATCCGTTGATTTAAATATTTGTGATGTTAATGGCATGACTCCACTAGATCTCCTCAGCCAACAGCCAAGAAAAGCCTCCTCTGAAATTATCATCAAGCGGTTGATTTCAGCTGGAGGGATATGTAATTGTCAGGATAATGTGGCTAGAAGTGCTATTGCTTTCCAATTGAGAGGGCATGGTATAGGATGCAGTCCTGGCACTTCTTTCAGAATTCCTGATGCAGAGATATTCTTGTACACCGGTATCGAAAATGCATCTGATGCCAGTTGCGAGCTAACAAGTGACAATTATAGTACATGCTTGAGTGAAGCAAGTGAATTTGACACAGCTAACTCGATGGCTAATAAGAAGTCAGCTTCCTTAAATAGTGTGGCAAGGCACCTAAGGTCTCTCCTCCATTGGCctaagaagaaagggaaaaaagaTGCTGGTACAGAGTTGGCTGATGATGATTCTTTAGATTCATTTAGTTTATCTCGAAGTTTGGAAGACCGTCCAATTCCACTTAGGCAGAGATACTCAAAACTGGCATGCCTTTCAAGCAACGAAAGGATGTTTTCTTTCAGGAGTAGTCTTCCAAGTCCATTAACCAGAAAGAAATTTACTGCAGGGCTAACACATGGTGTTATTCAAGCAATGCCAGATTTAGCTGCTTCAGTTGAATCACCTTCAAGTCCTGTTTCACTATCATCCATGGCTTCACCTGTTTCACTGGATAAAGAAAAGCGTATCAATATTGCAGGACCCTCGAGCTTGAATCCATCTTTGAAGCATGGACATCCATCCTTGAATAAGAAGTTGATGAACCAGTATTTTTGTTTTGGTGCACAAGGCGTGGCTGTGGAAAATTCTAGAAGCTATTCACAGAAAAATCAGAGCTACAAGCATGCTGCTTCTCTGGTAGCCTGA
- the LOC110640466 gene encoding lysine histidine transporter 2 — protein MADDQPQDTSLAVRRKAIDDWLPVTSSRNAKWWYSAFHNVTAMVGAGVLSLPYAMAHLGWGPGVAILVLSWVITLYTLWQMVEMHEMVPGKRFDRYHELGQYAFGEKLGLWIVVPQQLVVEVGVNIVYMVTGGKSLKKFHDVICPDCKDIRTTYFIMIFASIHFVLSHLPNFNSITVVSLAAAVMSLSYSTISWVATIHKGVLSDVDYSYKASTRTGAVFGFLSALGDVAFAYAGHNVVLEIQATIPSTPEVPSKIPMWKGVIVAYLLVAFCYFPVAWIGYQYFGNSVDDNILITLEKPAWLIATANMFVVIHVIGSYQIYAMPVFDMIETVLVKHMNFAPRFRLRFIARTIYVAFTMFIGICIPFFGGLLGFFGGFAFAPTTYYLPCIIWLNIRKPKRFSLSWIINWACIVVGVLLTVLAPIGGLRQIIVSAKSYEFFS, from the exons ATGGCAGATGATCAGCCACAAGATACTTCATTGGCTGTGAGAAGGAAAGCCATTGATGATTGGCTTCCAGTCActtcctccaggaatgccaaatGGTGGTACTCTGCCTTCCACAATGTTACTGCCATGGTTGGTGCTGGTGTCCTTAGCCTTCCCTATGCTATGGCTCATCTTGGATG GGGTCCTGGTGTTGCTATACTTGTTCTTTCATGGGTCATTACCCTGTACACTCTGTGGCAAATGGTTGAAATGCACGAAATGGTTCCTGGTAAACGGTTCGATAGATATCATGAGTTAGGTCAGTATGCATTTGGAGAGAAGCTAGGCCTCTGGATTGTGGTACCTCAACAGCTAGTGGTAGAAGTTGGCGTAAATATTGTCTATATGGTTACTGGAGGAAAATCACTGAAGAAGTTCCATGATGTGATTTGCCCTGACTGCAAAGATATCAGGACCACATATTTCATCATGATTTTCGCTTCTATTCACTTTGTCCTCTCACATCTTCCCAACTTCAACTCCATTACTGTCGTCTCCCTTGCTGCAGCTGTCATGTCCTTGAG TTACTCTACAATTTCCTGGGTAGCTACTATCCATAAAGGGGTTCTATCTGATGTGGACTATAGTTATAAAGCTAGCACCAGAACTGGAGCTGTATTTGGCTTCCTTAGTGCATTAGGTGATGTAGCTTTTGCATATGCTGGTCACAATGTAGTTTTGGAGATCCAGGCAACAATTCCTTCTACTCCTGAAGTACCTTCTAAGATACCTATGTGGAAAGGAGTGATTGTTGCATACCTCCTTGTTGCCTTCTGCTACTTCCCTGTTGCTTGGATCGGATACCAGTATTTTGGTAACAGTGTGGATGACAATATCCTCATCACCTTGGAAAAACCAGCTTGGCTTATTGCAACTGCTAACATGTTTGTTGTCATTCATGTCATTGGAAGCTACCAG ATTTATGCTATGCCGGTGTTTGACATGATTGAAACTGTATTGGTGAAGCACATGAATTTTGCACCTAGATTCAGGCTTCGCTTTATTGCTCGCACAATATACGTTG CATTTACAATGTTCATTGGAATATGCATTCCATTCTTTGGAGGCCTGCTGGGATTCTTTGGAGGATTTGCCTTTGCCCCAACTACATACTAT CTCCCCTGTATTATTTGGCTTAACATCCGCAAACCCAAGAGGTTCAGCTTGTCATGGATCATAAATTGG GCGTGCATTGTGGTTGGAGTTTTGTTAACAGTCCTAGCACCCATTGGTGGGCTAAGGCAGATCATTGTTTCAGCCAAGAGCTATGAATTCTTTTCATGA